The Garra rufa chromosome 18, GarRuf1.0, whole genome shotgun sequence genome window below encodes:
- the mtfr2 gene encoding mitochondrial fission regulator 2 isoform X2: MSLLEDIVDLLRCVLEYFGVPPDMLVPVWDSTHCGQYRSIVRMIGTNLPLSPHPRLRFQIPLQTFNRHGHIDVTVDTPAIPTLADVLWLVEDEGDNHTQFRNVIPLRKAFEIPSLGSERSVSVPAQRGGRVLGQGPQPEALQKISALEEELQRLRAQIAMIVTVPAADPGTPCSTLPVPVLTSTPICPPPPPPPPLPPPAIGSCVEVSVTDVIRQRQAAKKEKLAQCGPSADTAPAALPSMLDVLKDMNQVKLRSVERSPGGTPVKRRRSKGVACSSDPAALIAEALKRKFAHKRRDDSFGKENCSAEPSPFSSPDTPRILPHTRRSQGRIHL, translated from the exons ATGTCTCTGCTGGAGGACATCGTTGACCTGCTGAGATGTGTCCTGGAGTACTTTGGAGTGCCACCTGACATG TTGGTTCCAGTATGGGACAGTACACACTGTGGACAGTACCGGAGCATTGTCCGTATGATTGGGACAAACCTTCCCCTCTCTCCTCACCCCAGACTGCGGTTTCAG ATTCCTCTGCAGACATTCAATAGACATGGCCATATTGATGTGACGGTGGACACTCCAGCCATTCCTACATTAGCGGATGTGCTTTGGCTAGTGGAGGATGAAGGGGACAACCACACTCAATTCAG GAATGTCATCCCATTGAGGAAAGCATTTGAGATTCCCTCATTGGGGTCTGAACGCTCTGTGTCTGTCCCGGCTCAAAGGGGAGGCAGGGTGCTGGGACAGGGCCCCCAGCCAGAGGCCCTGCAGAAGATCTCAGCTTTGGAAGAGGAACTGCAGAGACTACGAGCACAGATTGCTATGATAGTTACAGTTCCAGCAG CTGATCCTGGCACTCCATGCTCGACTCTACCAGTTCCTGTCCTCACTTCCACTCCTATCTGTCCTCCACCGCCACCTCCACCACCACTTCCCCCTCCGGCTATCGGCAGCTGTGTCGAGGTTTCCGTGACAGATGTGATTCGACAAAGACAGGcagcaaaaaaagaaaagcttGCACAATGTGGTCCATCTGCTGATACAGCGCCTGCTGCCCTGCCCTCCATGTTAGATGTGCTGAAAGACATGAATCAAGTCAAACTGCGTTCTGTGGAAAG ATCTCCAGGTGGAACTCCAGTAAAGAGACGGCGAAGTAAAGGTGTAGCGTGTTCATCTGATCCAGCAGCTCTTATCGCTGAAGCACTGAAAAGGAAGTTTGCACACAAACGGAGGGATGATTCGTTTGGAAAAGAAAACTGCTCAGCTGAACCCTCACCTTTCAGCAGTCCAGACACTCCCAGG ATTCTCCCTCACACCAGACGCAGCCAGGGACGCATTCACCTTTGA
- the armc1l gene encoding armadillo repeat containing 1, like, with product MMDALSVVTQLRDLASEPQNREAIVQDQGCLPGLVLFLDHKDPKVLFATLQTLRYLAESPRNINTMKNELGMMVSLEMLMERTSMTTEITDLAKEVYSVLSSQTQRQACQTAEQQTRKNKPQFFINSSNKKAKSVTLHIQGLDGADQRGVCEEALLRVKGVISFTFQMALKRCTVRIRADLPTESLATAIAATKVLSAKQVVKNENGEEVLIPLSTSGSKVEENSHVPDYLPEDESPEKELDRAISRTGAKQDTGGSWLNTAASFLTKTFYW from the exons ATGATGGACGCATTATCAGTAGTCACACAGCTGCGGGACCTTGCGTCTGAGCCACAGAATCGGGAGGCCATTGTTCAGGACCAGGGTTGCCTTCCAGGACTAGTGCTGTTCCTCGACCACAAAGATCCTAAAGTGCTTTTTGCCACCCTCCAG ACTTTGCGGTACCTGGCTGAATCGCCCCGCAACATTAACACCATGAAAAATGAGCTTGGCATGATGGTGAGCCTGGAGATGCTGATGGAGAG GACTAGTATGACGACTGAAATTACAGACCTTGCAAAAGAGGTGTATAGCGTGTTGAGTTCTCAAACACAGAGACAGGCTTGTCAGACTGCAGAGCAACAGACGAGGAAGAACAAACCCCAGTTCTTCATCAACAGCTCCAACAAGAAAGCCAAATCGGTTACCCTGCATATACAAGGCTTGGATGGAGCG GATCAAAGAGGTGTGTGTGAAGAAGCCCTTTTGAGAGTCAAAGGAGTAATCAGCTTCACATTCCAAATGGCTCTCAAGAGATGTACTGTACGCATCCGTGCCGACCTGCCCACTGAG AGTCTAGCCACTGCCATTGCTGCCACAAAAGTGCTTTCAGCGAAGCAGGTAGTGAAAAATGAAAACGGAGAAGAG GTTCTCATTCCACTCAGCACCTCTGGCTCAAAGGTAGAAGAGAATTCGCATGTGCCAGATTACCTGCCTGAAGACGAAAGTCCGGAAAAAGAGCTGGACCGTGCCATATCCCGTACTGGTGCTAAACAAGACACCGGTGGCAGCTGGCTGAACACAGCAGCCAGTTTTCTCACTAAAACCTTCTACTGGTAA
- the mtfr2 gene encoding mitochondrial fission regulator 2 isoform X1, with translation MSLLEDIVDLLRCVLEYFGVPPDMLVPVWDSTHCGQYRSIVRMIGTNLPLSPHPRLRFQIPLQTFNRHGHIDVTVDTPAIPTLADVLWLVEDEGDNHTQFRNVIPLRKAFEIPSLGSERSVSVPAQRGGRVLGQGPQPEALQKISALEEELQRLRAQIAMIVTVPAGPSILPADPGTPCSTLPVPVLTSTPICPPPPPPPPLPPPAIGSCVEVSVTDVIRQRQAAKKEKLAQCGPSADTAPAALPSMLDVLKDMNQVKLRSVERSPGGTPVKRRRSKGVACSSDPAALIAEALKRKFAHKRRDDSFGKENCSAEPSPFSSPDTPRILPHTRRSQGRIHL, from the exons ATGTCTCTGCTGGAGGACATCGTTGACCTGCTGAGATGTGTCCTGGAGTACTTTGGAGTGCCACCTGACATG TTGGTTCCAGTATGGGACAGTACACACTGTGGACAGTACCGGAGCATTGTCCGTATGATTGGGACAAACCTTCCCCTCTCTCCTCACCCCAGACTGCGGTTTCAG ATTCCTCTGCAGACATTCAATAGACATGGCCATATTGATGTGACGGTGGACACTCCAGCCATTCCTACATTAGCGGATGTGCTTTGGCTAGTGGAGGATGAAGGGGACAACCACACTCAATTCAG GAATGTCATCCCATTGAGGAAAGCATTTGAGATTCCCTCATTGGGGTCTGAACGCTCTGTGTCTGTCCCGGCTCAAAGGGGAGGCAGGGTGCTGGGACAGGGCCCCCAGCCAGAGGCCCTGCAGAAGATCTCAGCTTTGGAAGAGGAACTGCAGAGACTACGAGCACAGATTGCTATGATAGTTACAGTTCCAGCAG GCCCTTCCATTCTTCCAGCTGATCCTGGCACTCCATGCTCGACTCTACCAGTTCCTGTCCTCACTTCCACTCCTATCTGTCCTCCACCGCCACCTCCACCACCACTTCCCCCTCCGGCTATCGGCAGCTGTGTCGAGGTTTCCGTGACAGATGTGATTCGACAAAGACAGGcagcaaaaaaagaaaagcttGCACAATGTGGTCCATCTGCTGATACAGCGCCTGCTGCCCTGCCCTCCATGTTAGATGTGCTGAAAGACATGAATCAAGTCAAACTGCGTTCTGTGGAAAG ATCTCCAGGTGGAACTCCAGTAAAGAGACGGCGAAGTAAAGGTGTAGCGTGTTCATCTGATCCAGCAGCTCTTATCGCTGAAGCACTGAAAAGGAAGTTTGCACACAAACGGAGGGATGATTCGTTTGGAAAAGAAAACTGCTCAGCTGAACCCTCACCTTTCAGCAGTCCAGACACTCCCAGG ATTCTCCCTCACACCAGACGCAGCCAGGGACGCATTCACCTTTGA
- the nlrp12l gene encoding protein NLRC3 gives MTEPISFNIGDFATEQRSHKNNVTDHSKSAMECQQEYKSRLKAKFQCIHNDMSKQSQPTFLIDIFTELYITEGESENLNKEHEVRQIETALQRKTTVEIPVKCNDIFKHSPEQNRPIKCVLTKGVAGIGKTVSVQKFILDWAEGSANQDIRFVYPLPFRELNLMKGKQFSLTELLQHFKMETGFGDNHEKQKVLFIFDGLDECRFPLDFQNNAKLSNPTLSASIDVLLTNLISNNLLPDALLWITSRPAAASQIPLEYIDLVTEVRGFNDPQKEEYLKKRINDEQLSGRIITHLKSSRSLYIMCHIPVFCWLSVTVLERMFNAAEDEEIPKTLTQMYMHFLLIQTHAKNTRYTNDHNPGMEDEDMILKLGKLAFQQLKNGNLIFYEEDLAACGIDVKEAVVYSGVCSQIFREESALTENKVYCFIHLSIQEFLASVYVYYMFKVHHSNVLDHEEHQELTETTLFELHKSAIDEAIQSENGHLDLFLRFLLGLSLESNQSLLKGLLSQSGSRACQSIEETIDYIKKMIEETSIPEKSINFFYCLNELNDLSLVKEIQRFLNSGHFSKLSPAQWSALVFVLLTSEEKLDVFDLKKYIRSDEGLTRLLPVVKASESVLLDNCGLTMRCCKALASTVGSSSSNVRVLDLCNNSIGDKGLELLTAGLENTQCNLEELRLSYCRITTRGCSVLQSGLLPNLLNLRVLDLSENSLREAGIKILANYLKHQHCKLERLRLKDCRVTTQGTISIASALQSNPSHLKELDLHWNNPGDEGVEKLSALIQHPLSQLETLWLTYGLLTEKSCQSLASALRSRFSTLKALDLSGNAIYDGAVKMLSHGLGSPHCKIEILRLALCEITEVGVADLASALTSNPASLRELDLRQNHIKDFGVSRLAEVVKNSNCRLETLRLGDSGITKEGCSVLAAALNSNPSYLRELDLSSNELTDAGMRLLSPVLRNHSNNIMKIDLSQCGLTMGCCDSLASTLEEKSSLRELILGVNNLQDLGIKILCAGLENPQLDTLGLSNCGVTGEGCRILASALKSEHSFLRVLDLSENSLTDSAVRPLSVLLDDPDCKLEKLILY, from the exons ATGACTGAGCCAATTTCTTTCAATATTGGAGACTTTGCCACTGAGCAACG GTCTCACAAGAACAATGTTACTGACCATTCCAAATCAGCCATGGAGTGCCAACAAGAATATAAATCAAGGCTGAAAGCCAAATTTCAGTGCATTCACAATGACATGTCCAAGCAATCACAACCCACATTCCTGATTGACATCTTCACAGAGCTTTACATCACTGAGGGTGAAAGTGAGAATCTCAACAAAGAACACgaggtgagacagattgagacGGCGTTGCAGAGAAAAACCACAGTTGAAATTCCAGTCAAATGCAATGACATTTTTAAACACTCACCTGAACAAAATAGACCCATCAAATGTGTGCTGACTAAAGGAGTTGCAGGCATTGGCAAAACAGTCTCGGTGCAGAAATTCATACTGGACTGGGCTGAGGGCAGCGCTAATCAGGATATCAGATTTGTGTATCCACTTCCATTTCGAGAGCTGAACCTGATGAAAGGAAAGCAGTTCAGTTTGACTGAGCTTCTCCAGCATTTCAAAATGGAAACAGGCTTTGGAGATAATCACGAAAAGCAAAAAGTTCTCTTCATCTTTGATGGTTTGGATGAATGCCGCTTTCCTTTGGATTTCCAGAATAACGCAAAGCTAAGTAACCCAACTCTCTCAGCATCTATTGATGTTCTGCTAACCAATCTCATCAGTAACAATCTGCTTCCTGATGCTCTCCTCTGGATAACATCTCGGCCAGCAGCAGCCAGTCAGATCCCTCTTGAGTACATCGACCTGGTGACTGAAGTTCGAGGGTTTAATGACCCACAAAAGGAGGAATACCTCAAGAAGAGAATCAATGATGAACAGCTCTCTGGTCGTATCATCACACACTTAAAGTCATCAAGAAGTCTATACATCATGTGTCATATACCAGTCTTCTGTTGGCTCTCCGTTACGGTGCTAGAGAGAATGTTCAACGCAGCGGAAGATGAAGAAATCCCTAAAACGTTAACTCAAATGTACATGCATTTCCTTCTCATTCAAACTCATGCGAAAAACACGAGATACACCAACGATCACAACCCAGGAATGGAAGATGAAGATATGATTTTAAAACTAGGTAAACTAGCCTTCCAACAACTAAAAAATGGCAATCTGATATTCTACGAGGAAGACCTGGCGGCTTGTGGGATTGATGTGAAGGAGGCAGTGGTGTATTCAGGAGTTTGCTCacagatcttcagagaggagtcTGCTTTAACTGAAAACAAAGTGTACTGCTTCATCCATCTGAGCATTCAGGAGTTTCTTGCCTCTGTATATGTGTATTACATGTTTAAGGTCCACCACAGCAACGTTCTTGATCATGAAGAGCATCAGGAGCTTACAGAGACCACCTTGTTTGAATTGCACAAGAGTGCCATTGATGAGGCCATACAGAGCGAGAATGGACACCTTGACCTTTTCCTCCGCTTCCTTCTGGGACTTTCGTTGGAGTCCAATCAGAGCCTTTTAAAAGGCTTACTCTCTCAATCTGGCAGCAGAGCCTGTCAGAGCATTGAGGAAACCATTGACTATATCAAGAAAATGATAGAGGAGACATCCATCCCAGAGAAGTCCATCAATTTCTTCTACTGTCTTAATGAACTCAATGATCTCTCTCTGGTCAAGGAGATCCAGCGCTTTCTAAACTCAGGGCATTTTTCTAAACTATCCCCTGCACAGTGGTCTGCACTGGTTTTTGTGTTACTGACATCAGAAGAGAAGCTAGATGTGTTTGACCTGAAGAAGTACATCAGATCAGATGAAGGCCTCACCAGATTGCTGCCGGTGGTCAAAGCTTCAGAATCTGTACT ACTGGATAATTGTGGCCTTACCATGAGATGCTGTAAAGCTCTTGCTTCCACTGTTGGCTCCAGTTCTTCTAATGTAAGAGTGCTAGATCTGTGCAATAACTCCATAGGAGACAAAGGACTGGAGCTTCTGACAGCCGGACTGGAAAACACACAGTGTAATTTAGAGGAACTGAG GCTCTCATACTGCAGAATCACCACACGCGGCTGCTCTGTTCTGCAATCAGGACTGCTCCCAAACCTTTTAAATCTTAGGGTGCTGGACCTGAGTGAAAACAGTCTGAGAGAAGCAGGAATTAAGATCTTGGCCAATTACCTGAAGCATCAGCACTGTAAACttgagagattgag ACTCAAGGATTGCAGAGTTACAACTCAAGGCACCATTTCAATAGCCTCAGCTCTACAGTCCAATCCATCTCACTTAAAAGAGCTCGACCTGCATTGGAATAACCCAGGAGATGAAGGAGTAGAGAAGCTTTCAGCTCTAATACAGCATCCACTCTCACAGCTTGAAACACTTTG GCTAACTTATGGTTTGCTCACTGAGAAATCCTGTCAGTCTTTGGCTTCAGCTCTGAGGTCCAGGTTCTCTACTCTGAAAGCTTTAGATCTGAGTGGCAACGCAATATATGATGGAGCAGTGAAAATGCTTTCACATGGACTTGGAAGCCCTCACTGCAAAATAGAGATTTTGAG GTTGGCATTGTGTGAGATCACAGAAGTGGGTGTTGCTGATTTGGCCTCAGCTCTTACTTCTAACCCGGCTTCTCTGCGAGAGCTGGACTTGAGACAGAACCACATAAAGGATTTTGGTGTATCAAGACTCGCTGAAGTGGTAAAGAATTCCAACTGTAGGCTGGAGACATTACG TTTAGGAGACAGTGGGATCACAAAGGAAGGTTGTTCTGTCCTCGCTGCTGCTTTAAACTCAAATCCGTCGTATCtaagagagctggacctgagcaGTAATGAGCTCACAGACGCAGGGATGAGGCTCCTTTCTCCTGTCCTGAGGAATCACAGCAACAACATTATGAAAATAGA TTTGAGTCAGTGTGGTTTAACTATGGGCTGCTGTGATTCACTGGCTTCAACTCTTGAAGAAAAATCAAGTCTTAGAGAACTGATTTTGGGAGTAAATAATCTACAAGATCTGGGAATTAAAATCCTCTGTGCTGGATTGGAAAATCCACAGCTGGACACTTTAGG GCTGTCTAACTGTGGGGTCACAGGGGAAGGCTGCAGAATTTTAGCCTCTGCACTGAAATCTGAGCACTCATTTTTAAGAGTGCTGGACCTGAGTGAAAACAGTCTTACAGATTCAGCCGTGAGGCCGCTATCTGTCCTACTAGATGATCCTGACTGCAAACTAGAGAAACTTAT CTTGTATTAA